A single window of Nicotiana tomentosiformis chromosome 1, ASM39032v3, whole genome shotgun sequence DNA harbors:
- the LOC104095444 gene encoding protein WHAT'S THIS FACTOR 9, mitochondrial, which produces MLMSLASSIFLQNWPLYTNLTAMIRFIATTTTVIHHHLRQQIRTFVNARIKWVRDPYLDKAVEKEKNLKPLYSLKNLILSHPSKSLPLRTISPLKPQLNLPTTALKFIQNYPFVFKTFRPPVPLSTLHVKLTPNALSLHNDETLFLSLSHYRKDLAQILAKLLMLTRAKRLPFYVIERFKFDLGLPRDYLLSFLPEFPEYFQICQMGFKDSDGREVFGLELIKWREDLAVSVMEKRVKSEDLWGRKRVHIRFSMNLPRGFDLVKKVRNWVEEWQNLPYISPYEDAFHLAPNSDQAEKWTVGVIHELLSLLVSKKTERENIYCLGDYLGFGIRFRKALVHHPGIFYLSNKIRTHTIVLREGFNKNILVEKHPLMRMRYKYISLMNRVLRRGIPINAGAVRYRKRLTSSLKGGKRKENEKRMRQVKSLET; this is translated from the coding sequence ATGCTGATGTCACTAGCTAGTTCAATTTTTTTACAAAATTGGCCATTGTACACAAATTTGACCGCCATGATTCGCTTCATCGCCACCACAACCACCGTCATCCACCACCATCTCCGGCAACAAATCCGCACCTTCGTCAACGCAAGAATCAAATGGGTACGAGACCCATACCTCGATAAAGCAGTAGAAAAGGAAAAGAACCTCAAACCATTATACTCTCTCAAGAACTTAATCCTTTCACATCCCTCAAAATCTCTACCCCTTCGCACCATTTCCCCTCTCAAACCCCAACTCAATCTTCCCACCACTGCtctcaaattcatccaaaatTACCCTTTTGTTTTCAAAACTTTCAGGCCTCCTGTACCCTTATCCACTCTACATGTAAAGCTCACTCCAAATGCACTATCTTTACATAATGATGAGACCCTTTTTCTTAGTCTTTCACATTACCGTAAAGATTTAGCCCAAATATTAGCAAAGCTATTGATGCTCACAAGAGCTAAAAGACTTCCTTTTTATGTTATTGAAAGGTTTAAATTTGACTTGGGTTTGCCTCGTGATTATTTGTTGAGCTTTTTACCTGAATTTCCTGAGTATTTTCAGATTTGTCAAATGGGTTTTAAGGATTCTGATGGTCGTGAGGTTTTTGGGTTGGAATTAATTAAATGGAGGGAGGATTTAGCTGTTTCTGTAATGGAGAAAAGGGTGAAAAGCGAGGATTTGTGGGGTAGGAAAAGAGTGCATATAAGGTTTTCGATGAATTTACCAAGAGGATTTGATTTGGTGAAGAAAGTGAGGAATTGGGTTGAGGAGTGGCAGAATTTGCCTTACATTTCACCTTATGAAGATGCATTTCACTTGGCTCCTAATAGTGATCAAGCAGAGAAATGGACAGTTGGGGTGATTCATGAACTGTTAAGTTTACTTGTATCAAAGAAGACAGAGAGGGAGAATATTTATTGCTTAGGGGATTATTTAGGATTTGGAATAAGGTTTAGAAAAGCTTTAGTGCATCATCCGGGTATATTTTACTTGTCGAATAAGATTAGGACGCATACTATAGTTTTGAGGGAGGGATTTAACAAGAACATACTGGTTGAGAAGCATCCATTGATGAGAATGAGATACAAGTACATCAGTCTCATGAACAGAGTGTTGAGAAGGGGAATACCAATCAATGCTGGAGCTGTTAGGTACAGGAAGCGGCTGACTTCTTCTTTGAAAGGAGGAAAAAGGAAGGAAAATGAGAAGAGGATGAGACAGGTTAAAAGTCTAGAGACTTGA